Below is a window of Terriglobia bacterium DNA.
CCCAGGCGCTCCCTTGACTTGCTACCGGGCGCCAAGCAGGCCCGCCTTGAGCGCCGCGTTGGGCGGATCGGGTCCGAGCCAGATCGCGAGCAACGTTCTGGCGAAATCGGCGCCCGGGATCGTCGTCGCCGGCTGGCCACCGACCTCCACGAGGACGCCCTTGTCTGGAACCGTCGAGAAGGCCAGGACGTCACCGGGCTCGAGGTCCCGCATGGTGCCGTTCAGCGTGTCGAGGCGATCCTCGAGCGCGCCCAGCCTCCTGGCCGCATTCTTCTCGAACCCCTCCGTCCACGCCTTCACGATGTCGTCCCGACTCACGTGGCGTACGAACCGAAGCTCGATCCGGCGAGTCGTGTCCGATCCGAGGATCTCCTCCGCGCTCGCTGTCTTCTTCTCGAGGTAGAGTCCCGCGACGTAGACCTTCGCGAAGCCGTACGCCTTCCGGAGTCCCATGCCGTTGAGCACGAGGGCCTTTCCCCCCACCGAGGCACGGTCCGGGAGGCTGACCCCGGACAACTCGCCTCCGATCGCCGGGGGCGCCAGAAGCGCGACGCCGATCAGCAGGTACGACGCTCCCCTCATGCTCGCCCTCTCAGGTTCGAGTCGTCACCGACTCGCGCCGAGACTAGCACGCCTTCCGGCTCGAAGCTCGCGTCGCGGCCCCACCGGCTCTACCGCGACATGTCCGGCGGCTTCGGGACCGGAGGCTCGGCCGTCGGTTTCTTGAGGAGCGCGTCGAGCAGCACGGCGACGGCCTTCTCGAGGCTCGGGTCGCCGCCGGCGATGCGAGCTTCGGGGAGATCGACCACCTCGATGTCCGGCGACACGCCCTGGTTCTCGACGACCCACTCTCCTCTTTCGTCGTAGATCCGGAACGTGGGCACTTCCACGCTGCCTCCGTCGGCGAGAGAGGGGTTCCCCGACAGGCCGATGAGCCCGCCCCAGGTCCGCGTGCCGATCAGGGGGCCGAGCGCGCTCTTCCGGAAGAAGTACGGCAGGGCGTCCCCGCCCGATGACGAGTACGCGTTGACCAGCATCGCTTTCGGGCCATCGTGCGCGAACGCCGGTGTCCGCATGCTCTCGATCCCGCGGCGCGCCCACCATGCGAGCGTCTTGCGCGCGAAGTACCCGATCATACGGTCAGGGATGAACCCGCCGCCGTTGTATCGGTCGTCGATGACGAGAGCGGGCTTCGAGACCTGCGAATAGAAGAGCTTCTGGAGCATCCGGTTCCCGGCGAGGGCCGTGTCGGGTAGGTGGATGTACCCGACCTTGCCCGACGAGAGCCGGTCCGCGAGGGCCATGCGGCCGCGGACCCAGTCGAGATAGCGCAGGTTCAGCTCGCTCGCGATCGGCCGGACGGTGACGGTCCGGCCGCCGCCGGGATCGGGGCGCGCCGATACGGTCAAAGCCACCGGGCGGTCCGCCTTGTTCTCCAGCAGGCGAAACGGGTTGTCCTTGGTCGACAGCTCGTGCCCGTCCACGGCCAGCAGGAACTCCCCCTCCTTCACCCCCGCCCCAGGCTCCGTCAGCGGGGAGCGCCACGCGTCGTCCCAGTTCTCGCCCGCGAAGATCTTGGAGATCCTGAAGCGGCCCGACGGGTCCGGCTCGAACTCGCAGCCGAGCATTCCTC
It encodes the following:
- a CDS encoding chalcone isomerase family protein, with product MRGASYLLIGVALLAPPAIGGELSGVSLPDRASVGGKALVLNGMGLRKAYGFAKVYVAGLYLEKKTASAEEILGSDTTRRIELRFVRHVSRDDIVKAWTEGFEKNAARRLGALEDRLDTLNGTMRDLEPGDVLAFSTVPDKGVLVEVGGQPATTIPGADFARTLLAIWLGPDPPNAALKAGLLGAR